In Zingiber officinale cultivar Zhangliang chromosome 8B, Zo_v1.1, whole genome shotgun sequence, a single genomic region encodes these proteins:
- the LOC122016973 gene encoding transcription factor ILI5-like, which produces MSSRRTRDAEQEINDLIAKLQSLLPETRRRGAGRASAAKLLKETCSYIRSLNREVDDLSGRLSELMETMDSNSVEAEIIRGLLHS; this is translated from the exons ATGTCGAGCagaaggaccagagacgcagaGCAAGAGATCAATGATCTCATCGCCAAGCTTCAGTCTCTACTCCCGGAGACCCGTCGCCGAGGCGCCGGCCGG GCATCAGCAGCAAAGTTACTGAAGGAGACATGCAGCTACATCAGGAGCCTGAACAGGGAAGTGGACGACCTCAGCGGCCGGCTCTCGGAGCTCATGGAGACCATGGACAGCAACAGCGTCGAGGCAGAGATCATACGGGGTCTGCTCCATTCTTGA
- the LOC122015892 gene encoding shikimate kinase 3, chloroplastic-like — translation MEVGAVLDLQPCSWVGSEAKGRRSSGGSWRFQDPYREERRSSMVRFCNRRDNRASVRSGHVELKVSCCYKKPQDHFSQRGTETYHKSIDEALLLKRKSEEVLPYLNERCIYLVGMMGSGKTTIGKILSEVLRYSFFDSDKLVEQTVGVSSVAQIFKQYSEAFFRDNESEVLKDLSSMSRLVVATGGGAVIRPINWKFMKHGISVWLDVPLEALARRIADVGTDSRPLLHYEPGDPYSKALAKLTSLFEERGEAYANADARVSLGEMAAKKGHGDVSTLTPTDIAFEALLQIENYVMDNAYASSSRNNFTGARRD, via the exons ATGGAGGTTGGTGCGGTTTTGGATCTGCAACCCTGCTCTTGGGTCGGTTCGGAGGCTAAAGGACGGAGAAGTAGTggaggttcttggaggtttcagGACCCATACAGAGAGGAGCGAAGGTCTTCTATGGTTAGATTTTGTAATCGGAGGGATAACAGAGCCTCTGTTCGATCTGGCCACGTCGAGCTCAAGGTTTCTTGTTGCTATAAGAAGCCCCAAG ATCATTTCAGTCAAAGAGGCACAGAGACCTACCACAAGTCAATTGATGAAGCTCTCTTACTTAAG AGGAAATCAGAAGAAGTTCTCCCTTACTTGAATGAGCGTTGTATATATCTAGTTG GAATGATGGGTTCAGGTAAGACTACAATAGGAAAGATCTTATCCGAAGTTCTACGTTATTCATTCTTTGACAG TGACAAATTGGTCGAACAAACAGTTGGTGTATCTTCAGTTGCCCAGATATTTAAGCAGTACAGTGAAGCCTTCTTCAGGGACAATGAG AGTGAGGTCCtgaaggatttatcttcaatgaGTCGTTTGGTAGTTGCAACTGGTGGTGGAGCGGTTATTCGTCCTATTAACTG GAAATTTATGAAGCATGGGATATCCGTCTGGCTAGATGTTCCTCTAGAAGCTCTCGCTAGGCGGATTGCTGATGTAGGTACTGATTCTCGCCCTCTTCTGCATTATGAACCTGGTGATCCTTACTCCAAG GCCTTAGCAAAGCTTACTTCTCTATTTGAAGAAAGGGGCGAGGCATATGCGAATGCCGATGCAAGAGTCTCCCTTGGAG AGATGGCAGCTAAAAAGGGGCATGGAGATGTCTCAACACTTACACCAACCGATATTGCTTTTGAG GCACTATTGCAGATTGAGAACTATGTTATGGACAATGCATATGCTTCAAGTAGCCGCAATAATTTCACAGGCGCACGAAGAGATTAG
- the LOC122015152 gene encoding IST1 homolog, producing MSMLDAFFNKGSRAAKCKTLLKLTIPRIKLLRNRREIQLKQMRKDIAKLLENGQEATARIRVEHIIREENIMAAQEILELFCELITVRLPIIETQRECPLDLKEAISSVCFAAPRSADLPELLQVQMFFTAKYGKEFVTAATELLPDCGVNRQIIELLSIRAPSVESKLKLLKEIAEEHEVDWDPSATETEFLKPHEDLLNGPPQFMNGSSLPLPPQKHIALSSVTVNETIKSDSDEEFDLLGLPEVPKDSVRASFDGPLTTENDPDLQSYAHDIGINKHELNKSIPKEDFPFAPPMEHAVNNDPSDASLENLHLENRKFIPFVTPPSFPSFVESSKQNDRATQPVPSSADLPSKQSEPDLSIPPLPSFQEHLDLNEKASSTKQSAPLSSASLSANKMELQSSLLWNKSEIRADLQDVLAAAQSAAETAERAAVAARAAANLAQVKISELVVKSSSETSESSLNELPEAKFQQYSFGRNDTIAAYDEEGKIESPSIHSGETLLSSHAPQRLPSLEDDPYFSYPNLFSSKDADVKSVHDLSNHT from the exons ATGTCGATGCTTGACGCTTTCTTCAACAAGGGTTCCAGAGCGGCGAAATG TAAAACTCTGTTGAAATTGACGATTCCAAGAATAAAGTTGCTGCGGAATCGAAGAGAGATTCAACTGAAGCAGATGAGGAAGGATATTGCCAAGCTTCTTGAGAATGGTCAAGAAGCCACTGCTCGGATTCGG GTAGAGCACATAATCCGTGAGGAGAACATCATGGCGGCGCAGGAGATCCTTGAGCTGTTCTGCGAGCTAATCACTGTCCGGCTTCCAATAATAGAAACACAGAG AGAATGCCCTTTAGACTTGAAAGAAGCAATCTCCAGCGTCTGCTTTGCGGCACCAAGATCTGCAGATTTGCCGGAACTTCTGCAAGTGCAAATGTTTTTCACTGCCAAATATGGCAAGGAATTTGTCACTGCAGCAACTGAACTATTGCCAGATTGTGGAGTTAATCGTCAG ATAATTGAACTGCTATCAATTCGTGCTCCCTCAGTGGAATCAAAACTCAAATTGTTAAAGGAAATAGCTGAAGAACATGAGGTAGATTGGGATCCATCTGCCACTGAAACTGAGTTCTTAAAGCCGCACGAGGATTTATTG AATGGACCGCCTCAGTTCATGAATGGTTCTTCTCTGCCTCTTCCACCACAGAAACATATTGCATTATCTTCTGTTACTGTGAATGAGACTATCAAATCGGATTCGGATGAAGAATTTGATTTATTGGGTCTTCCCGAAGTACCAAAGGATTCAGTTCGAGCATCATTTGATGGTCCATTGACCACGGAGAATGATCCTGACCTACAATCTTACGCACATGATATTGGCATCAATAAACATGAGCTTAACAAGTCCATTCCAAAAGAGGATTTTCCATTTGCTCCACCTATGGAGCATGCAGTCAATAATGATCCATCCGATGCATCCCTAGAGAATCTTCATCTTGAAAATAGAAAGTTCATTCCATTTGTTACTCCACCCTCATTTCCTTCTTTTGTGGAATCCTCAAAGCAAAATGATCGTGCAACCCAGCCAGTACCATCATCTGCCGATTTGCCATCAAAGCAAAGTGAGCCTGATCTTTCTATTCCACCATTGCCTTCATTTCAAGAGCATCTGGATCTAAATGAGAAAGCATCGTCTACGAAGCAGAGTGCCCCACTTTCTTCTGCTTCACTTTCTGCAAATAAGATGGAGTTACAATCCTCCCTCCTGTGGAACAAAAGTGAGATAAGGGCCGACTTACAGGATGTCTTAGCAGCTGCACAGTCAGCTGCTGAAACAGCTGAACGTGCGGCAGTAGCTGCTCGTGCAGCTGCAAATCTTGCTCAGGTAAAAATTAGTGAACTTGTCGTGAAGAGCAGCAGTGAAACATCAGAGAGCAGTCTAAATGAGCTTCCTGAAGCTAAATTCCAACAATATTCTTTTGGACGCAATGACACTATTGCAGCTTATGATGAGGAAGGGAAAATTGAATCACCGAGTATTCATTCTGGTGAAACCCTACTATCTTCGCATGCGCCACAGCGCTTGCCTTCGCTAGAGGACGATCCATACTTCTCATACCCCAACTTATTCTCATCTAAAGATGCTGATGTCAAGTCAGTTCATGATTTGTCCAACCATACTTAA